One Colius striatus isolate bColStr4 chromosome 7, bColStr4.1.hap1, whole genome shotgun sequence DNA segment encodes these proteins:
- the SENP8 gene encoding sentrin-specific protease 8 gives MDPVVLSYMDSLLRQSDVTLLEPPNWLNDHIIGFAFEYFANEQFQEFSDQVCFISPEVAQFIKCALSQEEIAIFLQPLDLLHKKLVFLPINDNSNQVAGGTHWSLLVYFRDKKCFAHYDSHSKCNSIHAKQVAGKLEAFWGKRGDKATFVEEKAPAQQNSYDCGMYVICNTEALCQGYFRSRPEPLLQLLTPSYITQKRAEWKALITQLAQK, from the coding sequence ATGGACCCTGTTGTTCTCAGTTACATGGACAGTCTGCTGAGGCAGTCGGATGTTACTTTGCTGGAGCCCCCAAACTGGCTTAACGACCACATCATCGGCTTCGCTTTCGAGTACTTCGCCAACGAGCAGTTCCAAGAATTTAGTGATCAGGTTTGTTTTATCAGCCCTGAGGTGGCTCAGTTCATTAAGTGTGCCCTTAGTCAGGAAGAGATAGCCATATTCCTTCAACCGCTGGACCTTCTCCACAAGAAGCTGGTGTTCTTGCCTATCAATGATAACTCCAACCAGGTTGCTGGGGGCACCCACTGGAGCTTACTGGTTTATTTCAGGGACAAAAAGTGCTTCGCCCATTATGATTCCCACAGTAAATGCAACTCCATCCATGCCAAGCAAGTGGCAGGGAAGCTGGAGGCTTTCTGGGGCAAACGAGGGGACAAAGCAACCTTCGTGGAGGAGAAGGCACCTGCCCAGCAGAACAGCTACGACTGTGGGATGTATGTGATCTGCAACACAGAGGCTCTGTGTCAGGGATATTTCAGGAGCCGGCCAGAGCctttgctgcagctcctcacccccTCCTACATCACACAAAAGAGAGCGGAGTGGAAGGCTCTCATCACGCAACTGGCACAGAAGTGA